A single genomic interval of uncultured Pseudodesulfovibrio sp. harbors:
- a CDS encoding aromatic amino acid transport family protein: protein MTRSGPKFFTIFTTAIIITGNMIGAGILALPINLGPAGVLPSVIGALAVWAVMTFCALIIARQPYLAENPHADLPTFFEQVLGKTGKYISVGANLIIFYGLLTAYLAGVMSVVTSWLHPALPEWVLLCIYFAVVTGLASMGEVFLRKGNTYLILTMWTLFLLMLGMVIPHMYKGDVMAADWHFFIGGLPILVVAFNFHNIVPTVCRFLDNDRRAVTKAIWLGSGLGMVMTVVWTVAVMAALPMEGNNGANIISAFKLNEPATIPLGKMITSSFFNEVAFGFAIVAMSTAYIATAIALISFIRDLVSGRKVNKWFVAAVAFMPPLLVSIFYPDVFLEALNIVGGVGVGTLFGILPGLLLVKQGGAGSSTRWIGYGIVVFFLVVLSVEVLQEMGMLHISPDVEYWTAHTIRR, encoded by the coding sequence ATGACCCGTTCCGGACCGAAGTTCTTCACGATATTCACCACAGCCATCATCATCACCGGAAACATGATCGGCGCAGGAATTCTCGCTCTCCCCATCAATCTCGGGCCTGCCGGTGTGCTGCCGTCTGTCATCGGCGCGCTCGCGGTCTGGGCCGTCATGACCTTTTGTGCGCTCATCATCGCCCGCCAGCCGTATCTGGCTGAGAATCCTCATGCTGATTTGCCGACGTTCTTTGAGCAGGTGCTCGGGAAAACGGGTAAATACATCAGTGTCGGTGCCAATCTGATCATTTTTTACGGATTGCTCACGGCGTATCTGGCAGGCGTGATGTCCGTGGTGACGAGCTGGCTGCATCCAGCGTTGCCGGAATGGGTGCTGCTGTGCATCTATTTTGCCGTAGTCACCGGGTTGGCGTCCATGGGGGAAGTGTTTCTGCGAAAGGGGAATACCTACTTAATTCTGACCATGTGGACCTTGTTTCTTCTGATGCTCGGCATGGTTATCCCGCACATGTACAAGGGCGACGTCATGGCTGCGGATTGGCACTTTTTCATCGGCGGCCTGCCGATTCTGGTCGTCGCGTTCAATTTTCACAACATCGTGCCCACTGTATGCCGGTTTTTGGATAATGATCGCAGGGCGGTGACCAAGGCCATTTGGCTCGGGTCGGGACTCGGCATGGTCATGACGGTTGTCTGGACAGTGGCAGTCATGGCGGCGCTTCCCATGGAAGGCAATAACGGGGCCAACATCATTTCGGCATTCAAGCTCAACGAGCCTGCCACCATCCCCTTGGGAAAGATGATCACCTCATCGTTTTTCAACGAGGTAGCCTTTGGCTTCGCCATCGTGGCAATGTCCACGGCATACATTGCCACGGCCATCGCACTCATCAGCTTTATCAGGGATCTCGTCAGCGGGCGCAAGGTCAACAAATGGTTCGTGGCCGCAGTCGCTTTCATGCCGCCGTTGCTTGTCAGTATTTTTTACCCGGATGTGTTTTTGGAGGCGCTCAACATCGTGGGGGGAGTCGGCGTAGGAACGCTGTTCGGAATTTTGCCCGGTCTGCTTCTTGTCAAGCAGGGTGGGGCTGGTTCATCGACCAGATGGATCGGATACGGAATTGTCGTCTTTTTCCTTGTCGTCCTGAGTGTCGAGGTCTTGCAGGAGATGGGCATGCTGCACATTTCGCCTGACGTCGAATACTGGACTGCACATACTATCAGGAGATAA
- the typA gene encoding translational GTPase TypA — MSNKVINEKLRNIAIIAHVDHGKTTLVDAMFKQSGLFREGQDVDDRIMDSQDLERERGITISAKNCSVNWKGVKINIIDTPGHADFGGEVERSISMADGAILLVDASEGPLPQTRFVLKKALEQGLSLMVVINKVDRQDARPAEVLDEIYDLFIDLEASEEQLDFPLLYAIGRDGIAMETPEERGKNLHILLDMVLDKVPGPSYNEDEPFQMLVSDLSYSDYVGRLAIGKVHHGKAQSNDQLICLADEGKTVPLKVTKLQTYDGLKVVPTDQCDPGDIVVIAGIEDVKIGDTICNKEAPKALPRITVDEPTVSMRFGINTSPLAGKEGKHVQTNKIKERLHKETLLNVAIQVEDTENRDAFLVKGRGEFQMAILVEQMRREGFELSVGRPEVIIKEENGKKLEPIEHLFIDCDEEFMGIVTEKIQTRKGRMSNMINNGTGRVRLEFSVPSRSLIGYRDEFLTDTKGTGLMNSYLEGYDEHRGDFTSRYTGSLVADRAGKGVAYGLFNLEPRGRIFIVPGDPVYEGMIIGEHNRDNDINVNASKEKKLTNMRASGKDEAVILTPVKPMTLEYALNFIKDDEQVEVTPESIRLRKIELSALVRHRTEGKKKKAEMK, encoded by the coding sequence ATGAGTAATAAAGTCATCAACGAAAAGCTTCGCAACATCGCCATCATCGCCCACGTCGACCATGGCAAGACCACCTTGGTGGACGCTATGTTCAAACAATCGGGCCTGTTCCGTGAAGGTCAAGACGTGGACGACCGCATCATGGATTCCCAGGATCTTGAGCGCGAACGCGGTATCACCATTTCCGCCAAGAACTGCTCGGTCAACTGGAAGGGCGTAAAGATCAATATCATCGACACCCCCGGCCACGCCGACTTCGGCGGCGAGGTAGAACGTTCCATTTCCATGGCCGACGGTGCAATCCTGCTCGTCGATGCCTCTGAAGGTCCGCTGCCCCAGACCCGCTTCGTGCTGAAAAAAGCACTGGAGCAGGGCCTCTCCCTCATGGTCGTCATCAACAAGGTCGATCGTCAGGACGCCCGTCCGGCAGAAGTTCTGGACGAAATTTATGACCTGTTCATCGACCTCGAAGCCAGCGAAGAACAGCTCGACTTCCCGCTGCTCTACGCAATCGGCCGAGACGGCATTGCCATGGAAACCCCGGAAGAACGCGGCAAGAACCTGCACATCCTTCTGGACATGGTGCTCGATAAGGTCCCCGGCCCGAGCTACAACGAAGACGAGCCGTTCCAGATGCTCGTCTCTGATCTTTCCTACTCGGACTACGTCGGTCGTCTGGCCATCGGTAAAGTCCACCACGGCAAGGCCCAGTCCAATGACCAGCTCATCTGTCTGGCCGACGAAGGCAAGACCGTCCCGCTCAAGGTCACAAAGCTCCAGACCTACGACGGCTTGAAAGTTGTCCCCACAGACCAGTGTGATCCCGGCGACATCGTCGTCATCGCAGGCATCGAGGACGTCAAAATCGGCGACACGATCTGCAACAAGGAAGCTCCCAAAGCCCTGCCGCGCATCACAGTGGACGAGCCGACCGTTTCCATGCGCTTCGGCATCAACACCTCGCCGCTGGCAGGAAAAGAAGGCAAGCACGTCCAGACCAACAAAATCAAGGAACGCCTCCACAAGGAGACGCTGCTCAACGTCGCCATTCAGGTGGAAGACACCGAGAACCGCGACGCTTTCCTCGTCAAGGGACGCGGCGAATTCCAGATGGCCATTCTCGTCGAACAGATGCGCCGCGAAGGATTCGAACTCTCCGTTGGCCGCCCCGAGGTCATCATCAAGGAAGAGAACGGCAAAAAGCTTGAGCCCATCGAGCATCTCTTCATTGACTGCGATGAAGAATTCATGGGTATCGTCACTGAAAAGATCCAGACCCGCAAAGGGCGCATGTCCAACATGATCAACAACGGCACCGGTCGCGTTCGTCTTGAATTCTCCGTGCCGTCCCGCTCTCTCATCGGTTACCGTGACGAATTCCTGACCGACACCAAGGGCACCGGTCTCATGAACTCCTACCTTGAAGGCTACGACGAACACCGAGGTGATTTCACCTCCCGTTACACCGGCTCCCTCGTGGCTGACCGCGCGGGCAAAGGTGTTGCCTACGGCCTGTTCAACCTGGAACCCCGCGGCCGCATCTTCATCGTTCCCGGCGACCCCGTTTACGAAGGAATGATCATCGGCGAACACAACCGTGACAACGACATCAACGTCAACGCTTCCAAGGAAAAGAAGCTGACCAACATGCGCGCATCCGGCAAGGACGAGGCCGTCATCCTGACCCCGGTCAAGCCCATGACTCTGGAATACGCCTTGAACTTCATCAAGGATGATGAGCAGGTCGAGGTCACTCCCGAGTCCATCCGCCTTCGCAAGATCGAGCTTTCCGCTCTGGTCCGACACCGCACCGAAGGCAAGAAGAAAAAAGCTGAAATGAAATAG
- a CDS encoding multidrug resistance efflux transporter family protein has translation MLRIIFVGVLASLFFSSTFVLNRVMSLEGGHWVWSASLRYFWMLGFLGVWLVVTGRGKLGIQALGVFRRYFLFWILAGSVGFGVFYALITFSSVYSPGWVVAATWQTTILATPFVLLGFGRKVPLKAVALTLVIFIGVVLVNIEQASTANLTDTLLGALPVLVAAFAYPFGNQLVWEARHTKRRFIPSITHPVMDDAVCRVLLLTLGSLPLWGILILVTTPPPPSGGQILQTAIVAVCSGVIATSLFLYARHSAQSTAELAAADCTQSMEVVFSLAGEAVLLGHVAPGILGWSGIALTMTGLILYMKVQSAK, from the coding sequence ATGCTGCGAATCATTTTTGTCGGTGTACTTGCCAGTCTGTTTTTCAGTTCCACCTTTGTTCTCAACCGGGTCATGAGCCTTGAGGGCGGGCATTGGGTCTGGTCCGCCAGCCTTCGCTATTTCTGGATGCTCGGTTTTCTCGGTGTCTGGCTTGTGGTGACCGGAAGGGGAAAGCTCGGGATACAGGCTCTCGGAGTATTCCGCAGGTATTTTCTGTTCTGGATATTGGCGGGCAGCGTGGGGTTCGGTGTGTTTTACGCACTGATTACATTCAGTTCGGTCTACAGTCCGGGCTGGGTGGTGGCGGCGACATGGCAGACCACGATTCTGGCGACGCCGTTTGTCCTTCTCGGATTCGGGAGGAAGGTTCCGCTCAAGGCCGTTGCCCTGACACTGGTGATTTTCATCGGTGTCGTGCTGGTCAATATCGAGCAGGCGTCAACGGCAAATTTGACGGATACCCTGTTGGGTGCATTGCCCGTGCTGGTCGCCGCATTTGCCTATCCTTTCGGCAACCAGCTTGTGTGGGAGGCCCGCCACACAAAGAGGCGATTTATTCCTTCCATTACACATCCGGTCATGGACGACGCCGTATGTCGTGTTTTGTTATTGACGCTTGGTTCGCTGCCGCTGTGGGGTATTCTGATTCTGGTCACCACGCCTCCACCTCCATCCGGCGGACAGATTTTGCAGACGGCCATCGTTGCGGTCTGTTCCGGGGTGATCGCCACCAGCCTGTTCTTGTATGCGCGGCATTCCGCCCAGTCCACGGCGGAACTTGCAGCGGCCGATTGCACACAATCCATGGAGGTTGTGTTTTCTCTGGCCGGCGAAGCCGTCCTGCTGGGGCATGTGGCCCCCGGAATCCTGGGTTGGAGCGGGATTGCCCTGACCATGACGGGGCTGATTCTATATATGAAAGTGCAGAGCGCAAAATAA
- a CDS encoding 4Fe-4S binding protein, which yields MKLPFIKQSTIDYYHACKKQGLSLFDFIHGYVYGRWCYHYIGLAGDKEPWWRWLWAPLILIINHHSPFKPTADSKVGDPNQKKPVWGDTYHGKPMPLDEATKLIKLDRPVNTAVSEQVLPYTRAREIVLRNPEKIVVLDCPCRSGMEDPCLPLDVCLLVGDPFASFMLEHHPDKTRQIDADEAVRILKAENARGHVAHAFFKDIMLGRFYAICNCCSCCCGAMKATKSGTEMLCSSGYLAEVDEEKCVVCGVCAEKCQFKAIGFRKGHAFIREDRCMGCGVCVQACAKDALSLRLAPEKGAPLIVEDL from the coding sequence ATGAAACTACCATTCATCAAACAATCCACCATCGACTATTATCACGCCTGCAAAAAGCAGGGTTTGTCCCTTTTCGACTTCATCCACGGCTATGTCTACGGACGCTGGTGCTACCATTACATAGGTCTCGCCGGTGACAAGGAACCGTGGTGGCGCTGGTTGTGGGCACCGCTCATTCTCATCATCAACCACCACTCGCCCTTCAAGCCGACAGCAGACAGCAAGGTCGGCGATCCGAACCAGAAAAAACCGGTTTGGGGCGATACCTATCACGGCAAACCCATGCCGCTGGACGAAGCCACCAAACTCATCAAGCTTGACCGGCCGGTAAACACCGCCGTGTCGGAACAGGTGCTTCCCTATACTCGCGCCCGTGAAATCGTCCTCAGGAACCCGGAAAAGATCGTGGTCCTCGACTGTCCCTGCCGGTCCGGCATGGAAGATCCCTGCCTGCCACTTGATGTCTGCCTGCTCGTCGGTGACCCGTTCGCCAGCTTCATGCTGGAACACCACCCGGACAAGACCCGGCAGATAGACGCGGATGAGGCCGTACGCATTCTCAAGGCTGAAAATGCCCGCGGTCATGTGGCCCACGCCTTTTTCAAGGACATCATGCTCGGACGGTTCTACGCCATCTGCAACTGCTGCTCGTGTTGCTGCGGGGCCATGAAGGCCACCAAATCGGGTACGGAAATGCTCTGCTCTTCGGGATATCTTGCCGAGGTCGATGAAGAAAAATGCGTGGTCTGCGGCGTCTGTGCAGAAAAGTGCCAATTCAAGGCCATTGGATTCCGCAAGGGACATGCCTTTATCAGGGAAGACCGCTGCATGGGCTGTGGAGTCTGCGTGCAGGCCTGTGCCAAGGATGCCCTGTCACTCAGGCTCGCACCGGAAAAAGGCGCACCTCTTATTGTCGAAGACCTGTAA
- a CDS encoding pancreas/duodenum homeobox protein 1: MAQYGDIFTEDRLASIFPAERTDDFFEALFGDAEDGSYDIELGFAGSDGNALNFELKLNQRPGKCLACNLTYGLPQVFSRHPIINVQGIADAVAEAAGESSATWELGSTREVSRELHVIPLKIELG, translated from the coding sequence ATGGCCCAGTATGGCGATATTTTTACCGAGGATCGGCTCGCGTCCATTTTTCCGGCTGAGCGCACCGATGATTTCTTTGAAGCCTTGTTCGGCGATGCCGAAGATGGCAGTTATGACATCGAGCTTGGTTTTGCAGGCAGCGACGGCAACGCCCTGAATTTTGAGTTGAAACTCAACCAGCGTCCGGGGAAGTGTCTGGCCTGTAATTTGACGTACGGTCTTCCGCAGGTTTTTTCACGCCATCCGATCATCAACGTGCAGGGTATCGCGGACGCTGTGGCCGAGGCCGCCGGCGAATCCTCTGCCACATGGGAACTCGGTTCCACCCGCGAGGTGAGCCGGGAACTGCATGTTATCCCTTTGAAGATTGAATTGGGATAG
- a CDS encoding DUF401 family protein translates to MESLLFKFIPFFKVLSAFALMLAGIRFRLGIGLSILIGGFAMGLMFGMGPVSFAQTGGMALMQEKFLFLAAIVGLILVLSDAMERSGQSRRLMGALSGYLTSPRLRLVFFPALIGLLPMPGGAIFSAPMVKTVSEDMCVRNSDRAVVNYWFRHVWELFWPLYPGLILIVGLADIPIIDFISKSWPGTLVMLLAGWFFFLRPGVLGAKDLMSQPVTGERNRGAVFKEGLPLLIAIVGAIGLETAISAFAPGMSFEWGVIVALGGGVGCVMAQNSQLGFQFLRTVLVGKSVRSMLFVIVAVFVFKDVMQAAGVVEEMARVAGGDAALFASAMFLPFLVGMVSGISVAFVGATFPLLLGVLNMLGMQDQVVPYLVLALFAGFTGVMISPIHICFILTCQYFECDMARTWRKLVAPCGILLLSGIGLFFFLR, encoded by the coding sequence ATGGAATCTTTGCTTTTCAAGTTCATCCCGTTTTTCAAAGTGTTGTCCGCTTTCGCCCTGATGCTTGCCGGTATCAGGTTCAGGTTGGGCATTGGCTTGTCCATTCTGATTGGCGGATTTGCCATGGGGCTCATGTTTGGCATGGGACCGGTTTCTTTCGCCCAGACCGGGGGCATGGCCTTGATGCAGGAAAAGTTTCTTTTTCTGGCCGCCATTGTGGGGCTGATACTTGTGTTGTCCGATGCCATGGAACGCTCCGGGCAGTCGAGGCGATTGATGGGGGCGTTGTCCGGGTACCTGACCAGCCCGCGGCTTCGGCTTGTGTTTTTCCCCGCGCTTATCGGGCTGCTTCCCATGCCGGGAGGAGCGATTTTCTCCGCTCCCATGGTGAAAACCGTATCCGAGGACATGTGCGTCAGGAACAGTGACCGGGCCGTGGTCAATTACTGGTTTCGTCATGTCTGGGAACTTTTTTGGCCGTTGTATCCGGGGCTTATTCTTATTGTTGGTTTGGCCGACATCCCTATTATCGATTTTATTTCAAAAAGCTGGCCCGGTACGTTGGTCATGCTGCTGGCGGGATGGTTTTTCTTTTTGCGTCCGGGGGTACTTGGGGCAAAGGACTTGATGTCTCAGCCCGTGACGGGTGAACGGAATCGGGGGGCGGTTTTCAAAGAGGGACTGCCGTTGCTCATCGCCATTGTCGGAGCCATCGGACTGGAAACCGCGATTTCGGCTTTTGCTCCGGGAATGTCTTTCGAGTGGGGGGTGATCGTTGCGCTTGGCGGCGGTGTGGGGTGTGTCATGGCCCAGAATTCCCAACTTGGATTTCAGTTTTTACGGACCGTGCTTGTCGGCAAGAGCGTGCGTTCCATGCTGTTTGTCATTGTGGCTGTTTTCGTATTCAAGGATGTCATGCAGGCTGCAGGCGTTGTTGAGGAGATGGCGCGGGTGGCTGGCGGTGATGCTGCGCTTTTCGCATCGGCGATGTTCCTGCCGTTTCTTGTTGGCATGGTCTCGGGTATCAGCGTGGCTTTTGTCGGAGCGACATTTCCGCTGCTGCTCGGGGTGCTGAATATGCTCGGCATGCAGGATCAGGTGGTGCCGTATCTGGTCCTTGCGTTGTTTGCTGGCTTTACCGGGGTTATGATTTCTCCCATCCATATCTGTTTTATTCTGACTTGCCAATATTTTGAATGCGATATGGCGCGGACGTGGCGGAAGCTGGTCGCTCCGTGTGGCATATTGCTCCTGTCGGGCATCGGGTTGTTTTTCTTCCTCCGATAG
- a CDS encoding tetratricopeptide repeat protein, which translates to MAEKKIDKSRRNFLFGAVRRIKNEKADGPAASTAEGIEVIKDANSLYVDGSWDDACLKYKECLETDKNDADVRYRLGVCLYRVGKYRQAKLEFERTLRIQREYKDAFLYLGLTMVRLEKPEKAVALWKQYFNPLAVAVQRELNLQMGMLEEGMADPPNVIAEAVEKAIAEAGDGVG; encoded by the coding sequence ATGGCCGAGAAGAAGATAGACAAATCGCGAAGAAATTTTTTGTTTGGTGCGGTGCGCCGTATCAAGAACGAAAAGGCTGACGGGCCTGCGGCATCCACAGCAGAAGGCATTGAGGTCATCAAGGATGCCAACAGCCTGTACGTTGACGGCAGTTGGGATGACGCATGCCTCAAATACAAGGAATGTCTGGAGACCGACAAGAATGATGCTGATGTCAGGTATCGCCTCGGCGTCTGTCTGTATCGTGTCGGGAAGTACCGGCAGGCCAAGCTTGAATTCGAGCGGACGCTGCGTATCCAGAGAGAATACAAGGATGCGTTTTTATATCTCGGTTTGACCATGGTGCGTCTGGAAAAGCCGGAAAAGGCCGTTGCCTTGTGGAAGCAGTATTTCAACCCGTTGGCAGTGGCTGTGCAGCGGGAGCTGAACTTGCAGATGGGCATGCTGGAGGAAGGCATGGCCGATCCTCCGAACGTCATTGCCGAAGCCGTGGAAAAGGCGATTGCCGAGGCCGGTGACGGTGTTGGCTGA